The following proteins come from a genomic window of Metarhizium brunneum chromosome 2, complete sequence:
- the gna-2_3 gene encoding Guanine nucleotide-binding protein alpha-2 subunit — protein MCFNGLRGGEEASRSQEIDRIIRKDQLRMAHETKILLLGAGESGKSTILKQMRIIYSRGFQTQERQWWRRIIFHNIIETFEMISDAMNDFTIAFDNPDNEKFMTQILTRQEVGHKESFPQAYFDSIKALWHDTGVKEAIKQCNEYAIHDNLA, from the exons ATGTGTTTTAACGGCCTCCGCGGGGGCGAGGAAGCCTCGCGCTCGCAGGAGATTGATCGCATCATCCGCAAGGACCAGCTGCGCATGGCCCACGAGACCAAAATCCTGCTGCTGG GAGCCGGAGAGTCCGGAAAGTCTACTATACTCAAGCAAATGAGGATTATATACTCGCGAGGGTTTCAGACGCAGGAGAGGCAATGGTGGCGACGCATCATCTTCCACAACATTATCGAAACCTTTGAGATGATCAGCGATGCTATGAATGACTTTACCATTGCATTTGACAACCCTGATAACGAG AAATTCATGACCCAAATCTTGACGAGGCAGGAGGTAGGACACAAAGAGAGCTTCCCGCAAGCTTATTTCGACTCCATCAAGGCATTATGGCATGACACCGGCGTCAAAGAAGCAATTAAGCAATGTAACGAATACGCCATCCATGACAACCTCGCATAG
- the pho-4_2 gene encoding Phosphate-repressible phosphate permease pho-4 — MVLTEYTYVFVIGTGFALLEAFNNGANDVANAWATSVSSRSVTYRQAMVLCVVFEMLGALTVGARTASTIKNGIIPLSAFQNNPGVQLLAFTCAAAGASLWVQWCTRHSAHVSSTYSLISSIAGVGVATVGASGVQWGWNNGKGLGAIFAGLGMAPAISACFGAIIFMLIKLVVHVRKNPIPWAVWTSPFFFLIAGVICTLSVVYKGSPRLGLDKKPAWYIAAVTLGVGWSLFVLAALFFVPFVHAKVLKKDYTVSWKHVVYGPLLFSRQPPEDAVEAKVPDYAVVHHGEVSDDNSQSDAGVFDTKGASGTVTDGEKPGTPVHPANNVAEKKLILAECNQQGYQRLMAEARERHHAKLRKTRGPLGWAMRTLHANPMGAGSLYETHNMIALCKRIPAMVVVALLYGMHYDIHTAQVGIEGTPEGRRMQRVYDKATKYPNEVEYLYSFVQVITACTASFAHGANDVGNAVGVWAAMYSAWSTGQALTSSSPVELWQIAVIALTICIGFITYGYNIMKVMGNKITYHSPSRGSSMEMGAAITVLVFSQYSLPVSTSMCITGATVGVGLCNGTFKAVNWQRVGLLVFSWFMTIPIAGLIGGCLMGILLNTPHFNN, encoded by the exons ATGGTGCTCACCGAGTACACGTACGTGTTTGTCATCGGCACTGGCTTTGCCTTGCTCGAAGCCTTCAACAACGGTGCAA ATGATGTCGCCAATGCTTGGGCGACCAGCGTGTCCTCACGGTCTGTGACATACAGACAGGCCATGGTCCTGTGCGTTGTGTTTGAAATGCTCGGTGCTCTGACTGTAGGTGCCCGAACCGCGTCGACCATCAAGAATGGAATCATCCCTCTGTCCGCGTTTCAGAACAACCCTGGCGTCCAGCTACTGGCCTTCACATGTGCCGCCGCTGGCGCATCTCTCTGGGTTCAATGGTGTACCCGACACTCAGCCCACGTCTCATCTACCTACTCTCTTATTTCATCCATCGCTGGTGTCGGCGTGGCCACCGTCGGTGCTTCTGGCGTCCAGTGGGGATGGAATAATGGTAAAGGTCTTGGTGCCATCTttgccggccttggcatGGCGCCGGCCATCTCTGCCTGCTTTGGTGCCATTATCTTTATGCTCATCAAATTGGTTGTTCACGTTCGAAAGAACCCTATCCCCTGGGCTGTTTGGACgtcgcccttcttcttcctaATCGCTGGTGTTATTTGCACCCTTTCCGTCGTCTACAAGGGCTCCCCAAGACTTGGCCTGGATAAAAAGCCAGCTTGGTATATTGCCGCCGTCACTCTCGGAGTCGGATGGAGCCTGTTCGTACTGGCTGCACTCTTCTTTGTGCCATTCGTTCATGCCAAAGTGCTCAAGAAGGATTACACAGTTTCATGGAAGCATGTCGTCTACGGCCCTCTTCTCTTTAGCCGTCAGCCCCCAGAAGATGCAGTAGAGGCCAAGGTGCCTGACTATGCCGTCGTCCATCACGGTGAAGTCAGTGACGACAACAGCCAGTCAGATGCGGGAGTCTTTGACACAAAAGGGGCGTCCGGTACCGTCACCGATGGCGAGAAGCCCGGCACGCCTGTGCATCCTGCCAACAATGTTGCCGAAAAGAAACTCATCTTGGCGGAATGCAATCAACAAGGCTACCAGAGGCTTATGGCCGAAGCAAGAGAGCGTCACCACGCCAAGCTTAGGAAGACCCGCGGTCCCCTTGGCTGGGCGATGCGGACGCTGCATGCTAACCCCATGGGCGCCGGATCTCTTTATGAGACGCATAATATGATTGCTCTCTGCAAGCGTATTCCCGCCATGGTTGTCGTTGCCCTTCTCTATGGTATGCATTATGACATCCATACTGCCCAAGTCGGTATCGAGGGCACCCCCGAGGGCCGCCGCATGCAGCGCGTTTATGACAAGGCGACCAAGTATCCCAACGAGGTTGAGTACTTGTACTCGTTTGTCCAAGTCATTACTGCCTGTACGGCCTCTTTTGCCCACGGCGCCAACGACGTCGGTAATGCTGTTGGTGTCTGGGCCGCCATGTACTCTGCGTGGTCTACTGGCCAGGCTCTGACGTCCAGCTCGCCTGTGGAACTATGGCAGATTGCTGTTATAGCATTGACCATCTGTATCGGTTTTATCACGTACGGTTATAACATTATGAAGG TCATGGGTAATAAAATCACGTACCACTCACCTAGCCGAGGCTCCTCCATGGAAATGGGTGCTGCTATTACGGTGCTCGTTTTCTCACAGTATTCGCTTCCAGTTTCGACATCCATGTGCATTACAGGAGCCACggttggcgttggcctcTGCAATGGCACCTTTAAGGCTGTTAACTGGCAACGAGTTGGCTTGTTAGTCTTTTCTTGGTTTATGACCATTCCCATTGCAGGCTTGATCGGTGGCTGTCTGATGGGTATTCTACTCAACACTCCTCACTTTAATAACTGA
- the gna-2_2 gene encoding Guanine nucleotide-binding protein alpha-2 subunit, whose protein sequence is MDRLWTNEYIPNDLDILCSRLKTTGITECQFTIAQRTYRIFDVGGQRSERKKWIHCFEDVNCLLFLVAISGYNQCLVEDRQANQMNEALMLWESLVNSRWFKNSSIILFLNKMDLFVEKLPSNPLSNYGFIDYHGPPGDYKLASKYFLDKFLAHSRDPDREIYGHFTTATDTNLVKITMDSVQDMIVRRNLKQLIL, encoded by the exons ATGGACCGTCTTTGGACGAATGAGTATATCCCCAATGACTTGGACATTCTCTGTTCAAGATTGAAGACGACAGGCATCACAGAGTGCCAATTCACCATTGCACAGAGGACATATCGAATATTTGACGTTGGCGGCCAGAGATCAGAACGCAAGAAGTGGATTCACTGCTTCGAAGATGTCAACTGTCTGCTGTTCCTGGTTGCCATCAGCGGATATAACCaatgccttgttgaagacAGGCAAGCT AACCAAATGAACGAGGCCCTCATGCTGTGGGAATCCCTCGTAAACTCGCGCTGGTTCAAAAATTCCtccatcatcctcttcctgAACAAGATGGATTTATTCGTGGAGAAGCTGCCGTCCAACCCGCTCTCCAACTATGGATTCATAGATTACCATGGACCCCCCGGCGATTACAAGCTAGCTAGCAAGTACTTCCTGGACAAGTTTCTGGCACACAGCCGAGACCCCGACAGGGAGATATACGGGCACTTCACCACCGCGACGGACACGAACCTGGTCAAGATCACAATGGACTCGGTGCAGGACATGATTGTGCGGCGAAACCTGAAGCAGCTCATCCTTTGA
- the sec72 gene encoding Translocation protein sec72: MADLDHFDLLPIHMDAQSKAITASKQSRALNAELEALNTLHRALLNVDSSSNGVPPPPIPVNPKRTGQVNKLRDNGNAEYRKGKYADAVRLYSLGIQMALGRPLWEPAALVREEVSGLLANRAQAHMATQNWPEGAVDAEASVEARRVGNAKAWWRRGKCLMEMGRLEEARDWVKQGLEVEGEEGDLVSLLKEIEALVERRKAH; this comes from the coding sequence ATGGCAGACCTCGACCACTTCGACCTCCTCCCCATACACATGGACGCCCAGTCCAAGGCCATCACGGCCAGCAAGCAGTCGCGCGCCCTCAACGCCGAGCTCGAGGCCCTCAACACCCTCCACCGCGCGCTCCTCAACGTCGACAGCTCCTCTAACGGCGTCCCCCCGCCGCCCATCCCCGTCAACCCCAAGCGCACCGGACAGGTCAACAAGCTCCGCGACAACGGCAACGCCGAGTACCGCAAGGGCAAGTACGCCGACGCAGTGCGCCTGTACTCGCTCGGGATCCAGATGGCGCTGGGGCGGCCGCTCTGGGAGCCCGCCGCCCTCGTGAGGGAGGAGGTGTCGGGCCTGCTGGCCAACAGGGCCCAGGCGCACATGGCGACGCAGAACTGGCCCGagggcgccgtcgacgccgaggcgAGCGTCGAGGCGAGGCGCGTCGGCAACGCAAAGGCCTGGTGGAGGAGGGGCAAGTGCCTCATGGAGATGGGCaggctggaggaggccaGGGACTGGGTGAAGCAGGGCCTGGAggtggagggcgaggagggcgaCCTGGTGTCGCtgctcaaggagattgaggCGCTGGTCGAGAGGCGCAAGGCCCATTAG
- the apm2 gene encoding AP-2 complex subunit mu, whose product MDPLHAPPPFLKSSASTERGIPCALSVPSLPSMISGVLIFNQKGENLIFRAFRNDCRPRLADVFRIQVISNAQVRSPILTLGSTTFSHVKHENIYLVAITKSNANAALVFEFLYRLIQLGKGYFGKFDEEAVKNNFVLVYELLDEIIDFGYPQNTETDTLKMYITTEGVKSETRPEETSKITMQATGALSWRKADVKYRKNEAFVDVIEDVNLLMSATGAVLRADVSGQIVMRAYLSGTPECKFGLNDRLLLDNDGLLTLPSGNRMGTKATKAAAGSVSLEDCQFHQCVKLGKFDTDRIISFVPPDGEFELMRYRATENVNLPFKVHAIVNEVGRTKVEYSIGVKANFGSKLFATNVVVRIPTPLNTAKIVERVTQGKAKYEPSENCIVWKIGRFTGQSEYVLSAEAILTSMTNQRAWSRPPLSMNFSLLMFTSSGLLVRYLKVFEKSNYSSVKWVRYMTRAGSYEIR is encoded by the exons ATGGATCCCCTCCATGCGCCGCCTCCTTTCCTCAAAAGCTCCGCGAGCACCGA GAGAGGAATTCCCTGTGCTCTCTCCGTCCCGAGTCTACCCAGCATGATCTCCGGTGTCCTCATATTCAATCAGAAGGGCGAGAATCTCATCTTCCGCGCTTTTCGCAACGACTGCCGGCCCCGCTTGGCTGATGTCTTCCGCATCCAAGTCATTTCCAATGCCCAAGTTCGCTCACCCATCTTGACCCTTGGCAGCACCACCTTCAGCCATGTCAAGCATGAAAATATTTATTTGGTGGCCATCACCAAgagcaatgccaatgccgcaTTGGTCTTCGAATTTCTATACCGACTGATCCAGCTGGGCAAGGGATATTTTGGCAAGTTTGACGAAGAAGCCGTCAAGAATAACTTTGTGCTAGTCTACGAGTTGCTCGACG AAATCATCGACTTTGGCTATCCTCAAAACACCGAGACAGACACCCTGAAAATGTACATCACCACCGAGGGCGTCAAGTCCGAGACCAGACCAGAAGAAACGTCCAAGATTACCATGCAGGCAACGGGTGCTCTGTCGTGGAGGAAGGCAGACGTTAAATACCGGAAAAACGAGGCATTTGTTGACGTCATCGAGGATGTCAACCTGCTCATGTCTGCAACCGGCGCAGTCCTCCGAGCGGATGTGAGCGGACAGATTGTCATGCGGGCATATCTGTCTGGCACACCAGAGTGTAAATTCGGTCTGAACGACAGGTTATTACTCGACAATGACGGCCTGCTCACACTGCCCAGCGGAAACCGAATGGGCACAAAGGCGACCAAGGCGGCAGCTGGCAGTGTCTCCCTCGAGGACTGTCAATTCCACCAGTGTGTCAAGCTGGGCAAGTTTGATACCGACAGAATCATTAGCTTCGTACCACCCGACGGCGAATTCGAGCTGATGCGCTACCGCGCCACGGAAAACGTAAACCTACCATTCAAAGTCCACGCCATCGTCAATGAGGTGGGACGCACCAAGGTCGAATATAGCATAGGTGTCAAAGCCAATTTTGGCTCCAAGTTATTTGCCACCAACGTTGTTGTACGGATACCCACGCCTTTGAACACCGCCAAGATTGTTGAGCGGGTAACACagggcaaggccaagtaTGAGCCTAGCGAAAACTGTATTGTCTGGAAGATTGGTCGCTTTACCGGTCAAAGCGAATATGTACTCAGCGCCGAGGCTATATTGACGAGTATGACGAATCAGCGAGCGTGGAGCCGGCCGCCATTGAGCATGAACTTCAGTCTTCTCATGTTCACGAGTTCGGGGTTGCTGGTACGCTATCTCAAGGTCTTTGAGAAGAGCAATTACTCCAGTGTGAAGTGGGTGCGATACATGACCAGGGCAGGTTCATACGAAATCAGGTAG
- the GRXC6 gene encoding Glutaredoxin-C6 has protein sequence MAQASTKVQTLIDEYPVVVFSKSYCPYCRATKEILKKLGAEFKALELDQIPDGAALQDALEDITGQRTVPNVHIRQKHIGGNSDVQSLNNSGKLEGLLKDSGALKA, from the exons atggcccaagcaAGCACCAAGGTCCAGACGCTCATCGACGAGTACCCCGTCG TCGTCTTCTCCAAGTCCTACTGCCCGTACTGCCGCGCCACCAAGGAAATCCTCAAGAAGCTCGGCGCCGAGTTCAAGGCTCTCGAGCTCGACCAGATCC ccgacggcgccgccttGCAAGATGCCCTCGAGGACATCACCGGCCAGCGCACCGTTCCCAACGTCCACATCAGGCAGAAGCACATTGGCGGCAACTCTGACGTCCAGAGCCTCAACAACTCCGGCAAGCTGGAGGGTTTGTTGAAGGACTCTGGTGCGCTCAAGGCGTAA
- the Padi3_1 gene encoding Protein-arginine deiminase type-3, whose translation MYSLGKTAVLALAAAGTSHGLRATILADTNRDGRVDVTGKTDVEGKATWTEERGALFLPNIVDTNRRCSQRITSGTTENGLAECHDASDNILRNPKYLAPLRTVPINNLTSSATGTITISGKYAPEKVRVFHKDNGKWTYINSNYEFRGDALGTGLELGIDARDVRRPNEWDGRVHVHFNVTDNGETASDQVALRVAPILTHHHLQAPDQVFTVAGRGRPAQAQFAAFIANYTAQAGVTKPVYMFDESDVWAQDYFEPGYTSIPGPEGPVYLRVNIRSSQPWRTAGRRVFSELRSDSVGAVQHFAAGTPEAPPTIDSTGNLETIPPYSYNGKRYPAGRAVMGRHDNKTPTMMSFLKAQEAQHPIDDLDHDWLSVGHTDEYMQFLPANNSRGWIMTADDPAYGLSLLKKARADGHGKVQAMSRRHEPYDTEACLPANDIDGVLGLANFDSVNQHCADRIQHNIDIIKRETGITDEEIVRVPSLFYYNNIEGFDCNRYVARARGAGGRRTARAQTKDIIEAAEAGSHLHSRQEQQAKPRMLALYPATINGVVYDDRRYMAPNPWGPVIGGRDILAEAVRAAYDKAGFQLTFMDDWFDHHVLNGETHCGSNVARDASQKWW comes from the coding sequence ATGTACTCCCTCGGCAAGACGGCCGTCTTAGcactcgccgccgcgggTACTAGCCACGGTCTCAGGGCTACCATTCTGGCAGACACAAACCGGGATGGACGCGTAGATGTCACCGGTAAGACGGACGTTGAGGGAAAGGCCACTTGGACCGAGGAGCGAGGAGCCCTATTCTTGCCAAACATCGTGGATACCAACCGCCGGTGCTCGCAAAGAATTACATCGGGCACGACTGAAAATGGCCTTGCAGAATGCCACGATGCATCTGACAACATTCTACGCAACCCAAAGTACCTCGCTCCGCTCCGCACCGTCCCCATCAATAACTTGACCAGCTCTGCGACGGGTACTATTACCATCTCTGGCAAATATGCCCCTGAGAAGGTCCGAGTCTTCCACAAGGACAATGGTAAATGGACCTACATCAATAGCAATTACGAGTTCCGGGGTGACGCCTTAGGAACTGGTCTGGAACTGGGAATCGATGCCCGAGATGTCCGTCGACCCAACGAGTGGGATGGCAGAGTCCACGTTCACTTCAACGTGACTGACAACGGGGAGACTGCTTCCGATCAAGTCGCCCTTCGCGTAGCACCAATCTTGAcacaccatcatctccaagctcCGGACCAAGTCTTCACGGTTGCCGGCAGAGGCCGGCCAGCGCAGGCGCAGTTTGCGGCCTTTATTGCGAATTACACAGCCCAGGCCGGAGTCACGAAGCCCGTTTACATGTTCGACGAGTCCGACGTCTGGGCCCAAGATTACTTCGAACCCGGCTACACCAGCATCCCCGGCCCCGAGGGCCCCGTATACCTGCGAGTCAACATCAGAAGCAGCCAGCCGTGGCGCACCGCCGGCCGAAGGGTCTTCTCCGAACTGAGGTCCGACTCCGTGGGAGCCGTGCAACACTTCGCCGCCGGAACCCCCGAGGCGCCCCCGACCATCGACTCGACGGGAAACCTCGAGACCATCCCGCCGTACTCATACAACGGCAAACGCTACCCTGCCGGCAGAGCCGTCATGGGGAGACATGATAATAAAACCCCGACAATGATGTCCTTCCTCAAGGCCCAGGAGGCCCAGCACCCCATCGACGACCTTGACCACGACTGGCTGTCAGTCGGCCACACCGACGAATACATGCAGTTCCTGCCCGCCAACAACTCGCGAGGCTGGATCATGACCGCGGACGACCCTGCCTACGGACTGAGCCTCCTCAAGAAGGCACGCGCCGACGGGCACGGCAAGGTGCAAGCCATGTCGCGCAGACACGAGCCGTACGACACCGAGGCCTGTCTTCCCGCCAACGACATCGACGGCGTGCTCGGCCTCGCCAACTTTGACAGCGTCAACCAGCACTGCGCAGACCGGATCCAGCACAACATCGACATTATCAAGCGAGAAACCGGCATCACGGACGAGGAAATCGTCCGAGTCCCCAGCCTCTTCTACTACAACAACATCGAAGGCTTCGACTGCAACAGATACGTCGCCCGGGCCCGGGGTGCCGGAGGAAGGAGAACCGCCAGGGCTCAGACCAAGGACATCATcgaggcggccgaggcgggCAGCCATCTGCACAGTCGCCAAGAGCAACAGGCCAAGCCACGCATGCTGGCACTGTATCCCGCGACTATCAACGGCGTCGTCTACGACGACCGCCGGTACATGGCGCCGAACCCGTGGGGGCCGGTCATCGGCGGAAGGGATATCCTGGCCGAGGCGGTTCGTGCAGCCTACGACAAGGCCGGCTTCCAGCTGACTTTTATGGACGACTGGTTCGATCATCATGTTTTGAATGGCGAGACTCACTGCGGGTCGAACGTGGCTCGTGATGCGTCTCAAAAATGGTGGTAG
- the nadA_0 gene encoding NADH-dependent flavin oxidoreductase nadA produces the protein MAPKRVTAPQVDPAPLREPLAFAFSGRVAPNRILKGAMTERLSTWDPKVLEKRGIPTTELINVYRRWGQGGFGVLLTGNVMIEYDHLESPGCAIIPRGSPFSGERFEAFRAMASVSKKHGSLVIAQVSHPGRQVYSSVQQNPISASDVQLNMNRMGMSFAKPRAMEKEDFANVIEGFAHAAEYLHRAGYDGIELHGAHGYLLAQFLSPTTNKRTDQYGGSLMNRARIIFEINDAIRARVPKSFIVSIKLNSVEFQDGGFSTQDCTDLCAALEESGFDFVELSGGTYEAGAFYHRKESTKKREAFFLEFADIIVPGLNRTKVYVTGGFRTTSGMVKALDTVHGVGLGRPVCDEFDLPQKILNGEVHGAIEVLMDQADTTMTNMAAGTQ, from the exons ATGGCGCCAAAACGAGTAACCGCGCCGCAAGTCGACCCGGCGCCGCTGCGTGAGCCCCTCGCTTTTGCGTTCAGCGGGAGAGTTGCGCCGAACCGAATCCTCAAGGGTGCCATGACGGAAAGACTCTCGACTTGGGACCCAAAGGTTCTTGAAAAGCGTGGCATCCCCACCACGGAGCTCATCAATGTATATCGACGTTGGGGTCAGGGCGGGTTTGGCGTCCTGCTGACGGGAAACGTCATGATCGAATATGACCATCTCGAATCACCCGGGTGCGCCATCATCCCGCGAGGCTCTCCGTTCAGCGGCGAGCGCTTCGAAGCCTTTCGGGCCATGGCATCCGTGTCGAAGAAGCACGGCAGTCTAGTCATTGCGCAAGTCAGCCATCCCGGACGACAGGTCTACAGCAGCGTTCAGCAGAACCCCATCTCGGCCAGCGACGTCCAGCTCAACATGAACAGGATGGGCATGTCGTTTGCGAAGCCGAGGGCAATGGAGAAGGAGGATTTCGCGAATGTGATCGAGGGCTTCGCCCATGCGGCCGAGTACCTGCACAGGGCGGGCTACGATGGAATTGAATTGCACGGCGCCCA CGGCTACTTATTGGCGCAGTTTCTCTCGCCGACAACGAATAAGCGCACCGACCAGTACGGCGGCTCGTTGATGAACCGCGCGAGAATCATCTTCGAGATCAACGACGCCATTCGCGCCCGCGTCCCCAAGTCCTTCATTGTCAGCATCAAGCTCAACAGCGTCGAGTTTCAGGATGGCGGCTTTTCCACCCAGGACTGTACGGATCTATGCGCTGCACTGGAAGAAAGCGGGTTTGACTTTGTAGAATTATCGGGCGGCACGTATGAGGCTGGTGCTTTCTACCACCGCAAAGAGTCGACTAAGAAGCGCGAGGCCTTCTTCCTAGAGTTTGCTGACATCATCGTCCCCGGACTGAACAGGACCAAAGTCTATGTGACTGGGGGGTTTCGCACAACAAGTGGCATGGTCAAGGCCCTTGATACAGTGCATGGCGTTGGGTTGGGCCGTCCGGTTTGCGATGAGTTCGACTTGCCACAGAAGATATTGAACGGAGAGGTTCATGGTGCGATCGAGGTTTTGATGGACCAGGCAGATACCACCATGACGAATATGGCCGCGGGTACTCAGTGA
- the crp-46 gene encoding 60S ribosomal protein uL13, translating into MSSFEPVVVIDGKGHLLGRLASIVAKQLLNGQKIVVVRCEALNISGEFFRAKLKYHAYLRKMTRYNPTRGGPFHFRAPSRIFYKAVRGMIPHKTARGAAAMERLKVFEGVPPPYDTKKKMVVPQALRVLRLQPGRKYCTVGRLSHEVGWKYQDVVARLEERRKAKGAAYYERKKVAARQLSDAKKNATVKAKTAKALAAYGY; encoded by the exons ATGTCGTCATTCGAGCCGGTT GTTGTCATCGATGGCAAGGGCCACTTGCTGGGCCGTCTTGCCAGCATTGTTGCCAAGCAGCTCCTCAACGGCCAGAAGATCGTCGTTGTCCGCTGCGAGGCCCTCAACATCTCGGGAGAGTTCTTCCGCGCTAAGC TCAAGTACCACGCCTATCTGCGCAAGATGACCCGATACAACCCCACCCGCGGTG GTCCCTTCCACTTCCGCGCTCCCTCCCGAATCTTCTACAAGGCCGTCCGTGGCATGATCCCCCACAAGACCGCTCGAGGTGCTGCTGCCATGGAGCGCCTCAAGGTTTTCGAGGGTGTCCCTCCCCCCTATgacaccaagaagaagatggtcGTTCCCCAGGCTCTGCGCGTTCTTCGCCTGCAGCCCGGCCGCAAGTACTGCACCGTCGGCCGTCTGAGCCACGAGGTTGGCTGGAAGTATCAGGATGTTGTTGCCCG ATTGGAGGAGCGGAGAAAGGCCAAGGGCGCGGCCTACTACGAGCGCAAGAAGGTTGCTGCTCGACAACTGTCCGATGCCAAGAAGAACGCTactgtcaaggccaagacggcgaagGCCCTTGCGGCTTATGGCTACTAA